In a single window of the Enoplosus armatus isolate fEnoArm2 chromosome 15, fEnoArm2.hap1, whole genome shotgun sequence genome:
- the grhl1 gene encoding grainyhead-like protein 1 homolog isoform X2, with translation MSQEHDNKRAVLVLQNEPGYAGQRRSFTTEDEAWKSFLENPLTAATKAMMSINGDEDSAAALGLLYDYYKVPREKRTIPQSKPEALVCDVDPNKRHQIQAGHSIAPLQETGMESRIQVLKGPFNILQLAQDKRASFPSPDTTVTVSIAAVPNYLPVKTEVPTHGFSVTIPNNCAETDGHVGVFDRQLTHNTVQFSPSTQSRTPPDSTFSESFKDGSQEVFSFPGDLQLRMASMTPEEYPQFDTVPGNNFEYTLEASKSLRQKTGDGTMTYLNKGQFYPITLREIDNKGMQQPITKVRSVVMVVFGEEKCRDDQLKHWKYWHSRQHTAKQRCLDIADYKESFNTIGNIEEISYNAISFTWDTNDEAKIFISVNCLSTDFSSQKGVKGLPLNLQIDTYSYNNRSNKPIHRAYCQIKVFCDKGAERKIRDEERKQSRRKGKVAELNPGLAFVDVKVPILQKRNDVTIFKMMTDFETQPVLFIPDIHFSSFQRHPFQTEDGEESSGMKRLPFSDDEFSSPPNKMVRVEEPKKVLLYVRKETEEVFDALMLKNPTLKGLVEAISEKYELPLDKVGKVYKKCKKGILVHMDDNIIKHYSNEDTFQITMEELGGMYKLTLTEI, from the exons ATGTCACAGGAGCATGACAA TAAGCGTGCGGTCCTGGTTCTCCAGAACGAGCCGGGTTATGCCGGCCAGCGTCGCTCCTTCACCACAGAAGATGAAGCCTGGAAATCATTTCTGGAGAACCCGCTGACGGCCGCCACCAAGGCCATGATGAGCATAAATGGAGACGAGGACAGCGCTGCGGCTCTGGGCCTGCTCTACGACTACTATAAG GTGCCCAGGGAAAAGAGAACAATACCCCAGAGCAAGCCAGAAGCACTGGTCTGTGATGTGGATCCCAACAAAAg ACACCAGATCCAGGCCGGACACTCCATAGCTCCACTTCAGGAAACCGGTATGGAGAGCAGGATCCAGGTCCTCAAGGGGCCCTTCAATATTCTTCAGCTGGCCCAGGACAAGAGGGCCAGTTTCCCCTCACCAG ACACGACCGTGACAGTCTCCATCGCCGCCGTGCCAAACTACCTGCCCGTCAAGACAGAGGTGCCCACCCACGGCTTCTCTGTGACCATACCAAACAACTGTGCCGAAACTGACGGCCATGTGGGCGTCTTTGACCGCCAGCTCACCCACAACACGGTCCAATTCAGCCCCAGCACCCAGTCCCGCACACCCCCCGACTCCACTTTCTCCGAGAGTTTCAAGGATGGTTCccaggag GTGTTTTCCTTCCCAGGGGATCTCCAGTTACGTATGGCCTCCATGACGCCTGAGGAGTACCCTCAGTTTGACACCGTGCCGGG GAATAATTTCGAGTACACTCTTGAGGCGTCCAAGTCTCTGCGTCAGAAGACAGGTGACGGGACGATGACGTACCTCAACAAGGGCCAGTTTTACCCGATCACCCTCAGGGAGATTGACAACAAAGGCATGCAGCAACCCATCACCAAAGTCAGG AGCGTAGTCATGGTGGTGTTTGGAGAGGAGAAGTGCAGAGATGATCAGCTGAAGCACTGGAAGTACTGGCACTCCAGACAGCACACCGCCAAACAGAGGTGCCTGGACATTG CCGACTACAAGGAGAGCTTCAACACCATCGGCAACATTGAAGAGATTTCCTATAACGCCATTTCCTTCACCTGGGACACCAACGACGAGGCCAAA atctTCATCTCCGTCAACTGTCTGAGCACAGACTTCTCCTCTCAGAAGGGCGTGAAGGGTCTTCCTCTGAACCTGCAGATCGACACGTACAGCTACAACAACCGCAGCAACAAGCCCATCCACCGCGCCTACTGCCAGATCAAAGTCTTCTGTGACAAGGGGGCTGAGAGGAAGATCCGAGACGAGGAGAGGAAGCAGTCCCGCCGGAAAGGCAAGGTCGCCGAGCTCAACCCTGGCCTGGCCT TTGTGGATGTCAAAGTGCCCATCCTCCAGAAACGCAACGACGTGACCATCTTCAAGATGATGACCGACTTCGAGACCCAGCCCGTCCTTTTCATTCCTGACATTCACTTCTCTTCCTTCCAACGCCAT CCTTTCCAGacagaagatggagaggaaag CTCGGGCATGAAGAGACTACCCTTCAGTGATGATGAGTTCAGTTCACCCCCAAACAAGATGGTGCGAGTGGAGGAACCGAAGAAAG TCCTGCTGTACGTGCGCaaggagacggaggaggtgTTTGATGCCCTCATGCTGAAGAATCCCACGCTGAAAGGCCTGGTGGAAGCT ATTTCAGAGAAGTATGAATTACCTTTGGATAAGGTTGGAAAGGTCTATAAGAAGTGCAAGAAAGG GATTCTAGTCCACATGGACGACAACATCATCAAACACTACTCCAATGAAGACACCTTCCAGATCACCATGGAGGAGTTGGGCGGCATGTACAAACTCACCCTCACTGAAATCTGa
- the grhl1 gene encoding grainyhead-like protein 1 homolog isoform X1 — MSQEHDNKRAVLVLQNEPGYAGQRRSFTTEDEAWKSFLENPLTAATKAMMSINGDEDSAAALGLLYDYYKVPREKRTIPQSKPEALVCDVDPNKRHQIQAGHSIAPLQETGMESRIQVLKGPFNILQLAQDKRASFPSPDTTVTVSIAAVPNYLPVKTEVPTHGFSVTIPNNCAETDGHVGVFDRQLTHNTVQFSPSTQSRTPPDSTFSESFKDGSQEVFSFPGDLQLRMASMTPEEYPQFDTVPGNNFEYTLEASKSLRQKTGDGTMTYLNKGQFYPITLREIDNKGMQQPITKVRSVVMVVFGEEKCRDDQLKHWKYWHSRQHTAKQRCLDIADYKESFNTIGNIEEISYNAISFTWDTNDEAKIFISVNCLSTDFSSQKGVKGLPLNLQIDTYSYNNRSNKPIHRAYCQIKVFCDKGAERKIRDEERKQSRRKGKVAELNPGLAFVDVKVPILQKRNDVTIFKMMTDFETQPVLFIPDIHFSSFQRHPFQTEDGEESSSGMKRLPFSDDEFSSPPNKMVRVEEPKKVLLYVRKETEEVFDALMLKNPTLKGLVEAISEKYELPLDKVGKVYKKCKKGILVHMDDNIIKHYSNEDTFQITMEELGGMYKLTLTEI; from the exons ATGTCACAGGAGCATGACAA TAAGCGTGCGGTCCTGGTTCTCCAGAACGAGCCGGGTTATGCCGGCCAGCGTCGCTCCTTCACCACAGAAGATGAAGCCTGGAAATCATTTCTGGAGAACCCGCTGACGGCCGCCACCAAGGCCATGATGAGCATAAATGGAGACGAGGACAGCGCTGCGGCTCTGGGCCTGCTCTACGACTACTATAAG GTGCCCAGGGAAAAGAGAACAATACCCCAGAGCAAGCCAGAAGCACTGGTCTGTGATGTGGATCCCAACAAAAg ACACCAGATCCAGGCCGGACACTCCATAGCTCCACTTCAGGAAACCGGTATGGAGAGCAGGATCCAGGTCCTCAAGGGGCCCTTCAATATTCTTCAGCTGGCCCAGGACAAGAGGGCCAGTTTCCCCTCACCAG ACACGACCGTGACAGTCTCCATCGCCGCCGTGCCAAACTACCTGCCCGTCAAGACAGAGGTGCCCACCCACGGCTTCTCTGTGACCATACCAAACAACTGTGCCGAAACTGACGGCCATGTGGGCGTCTTTGACCGCCAGCTCACCCACAACACGGTCCAATTCAGCCCCAGCACCCAGTCCCGCACACCCCCCGACTCCACTTTCTCCGAGAGTTTCAAGGATGGTTCccaggag GTGTTTTCCTTCCCAGGGGATCTCCAGTTACGTATGGCCTCCATGACGCCTGAGGAGTACCCTCAGTTTGACACCGTGCCGGG GAATAATTTCGAGTACACTCTTGAGGCGTCCAAGTCTCTGCGTCAGAAGACAGGTGACGGGACGATGACGTACCTCAACAAGGGCCAGTTTTACCCGATCACCCTCAGGGAGATTGACAACAAAGGCATGCAGCAACCCATCACCAAAGTCAGG AGCGTAGTCATGGTGGTGTTTGGAGAGGAGAAGTGCAGAGATGATCAGCTGAAGCACTGGAAGTACTGGCACTCCAGACAGCACACCGCCAAACAGAGGTGCCTGGACATTG CCGACTACAAGGAGAGCTTCAACACCATCGGCAACATTGAAGAGATTTCCTATAACGCCATTTCCTTCACCTGGGACACCAACGACGAGGCCAAA atctTCATCTCCGTCAACTGTCTGAGCACAGACTTCTCCTCTCAGAAGGGCGTGAAGGGTCTTCCTCTGAACCTGCAGATCGACACGTACAGCTACAACAACCGCAGCAACAAGCCCATCCACCGCGCCTACTGCCAGATCAAAGTCTTCTGTGACAAGGGGGCTGAGAGGAAGATCCGAGACGAGGAGAGGAAGCAGTCCCGCCGGAAAGGCAAGGTCGCCGAGCTCAACCCTGGCCTGGCCT TTGTGGATGTCAAAGTGCCCATCCTCCAGAAACGCAACGACGTGACCATCTTCAAGATGATGACCGACTTCGAGACCCAGCCCGTCCTTTTCATTCCTGACATTCACTTCTCTTCCTTCCAACGCCAT CCTTTCCAGacagaagatggagaggaaag cagCTCGGGCATGAAGAGACTACCCTTCAGTGATGATGAGTTCAGTTCACCCCCAAACAAGATGGTGCGAGTGGAGGAACCGAAGAAAG TCCTGCTGTACGTGCGCaaggagacggaggaggtgTTTGATGCCCTCATGCTGAAGAATCCCACGCTGAAAGGCCTGGTGGAAGCT ATTTCAGAGAAGTATGAATTACCTTTGGATAAGGTTGGAAAGGTCTATAAGAAGTGCAAGAAAGG GATTCTAGTCCACATGGACGACAACATCATCAAACACTACTCCAATGAAGACACCTTCCAGATCACCATGGAGGAGTTGGGCGGCATGTACAAACTCACCCTCACTGAAATCTGa